The DNA segment ACGGTTTTAGGCATCTGAGCCAGAAAATGCTTTATCGAGAAGGGTCTGAACAAATGTACTTTCAGAACTCCCACCTTTTCTCCCTGTGCCATTAGGTAGTCTACTGTCTCATCAATTGTTTCACATACTGAACCCATAGCTACAATTACTCTCTCGGCTTCGGGGTGGCCATAGTAATTAAATAAATCATAATTACGCCCGGTCAGTTTGTTGATTTCTTTCATATATTCTTCTACTATCTGCGGAATAGCAAGATAGTAAGAATTGGCAGCTTCTTTAGCTTGGAAAAATATATCGGGGTTTTGAGCTGTGCCGCGAGCCACCGGGTTCTCCGGATTTAATGCTCTTTTTTTAAATTCCCGAACCGCATCATAGTCAACTAGTTTTGCCAGGTCTTTATAGTCGAGAACTTCTATTTTTTGTATTTCATGAGATGTTCTAAAACCATCAAAGAAATGTACAAAAGGCACTCTTCCTTTAATAGCAGCCAGATGTGCCACACCTGCTAAATCCATTACTTCTTGAACACTTCCGGAAGCCAGCATTGCAAATCCTGTCTGCCGGCATGCCATAACATCTGAATGGTCACCAAAAATAGACAGGGCATGTCCTGCAATTGCTCTAGCGGTAACATGAAATACACCGGGCAATAGCTCGCCTGCAATTTTATACATATTTGGAATCATAAGCAGCAATCCCTGGGATGCCGTAAATGTTGTGGTAAGTGCGCCTGCAGCAAGTGAGCCATGAACTGTACCTGCAGCACCACCTTCAGATTGCATTTCAACAACTTTAACTTCTTGCCCAAAAATATTCTTTCTTCCATGGGCGCTCCACTCATCAACATACTCTGCCATGGGCGAAGATGGGGTTATCGGATAGATTGCAGCTACTTCGGTAAATGCATATGCTACATGAGCAGCAGCATTATTACCATCCATGGATTTCATAACTTTTGCCATTGATTTTTCCTCTCCTTTGTTTTAATTAAACACATATGATATATGTAAGGCTCTTCAAGTTGCTTACCAATTGTGACAATTGGCACATTGCATGTGTTACAGCAGCACCAAGCAGAAGTTTATACTTGAAGATTTTTGATTTGTTTTTCTCAGCAACTGTTTTGAGCCTCAGTGCACAAACAGGAATAATTATATCATACTCTTTTTAATTTATCTACAAGGTTGAAATTGGGCGAGTATGATGCGAACCCTCCGGGATGGGCAGTATGCAGAGTTTTTGTGTTTATTGTATACTGCATTTCACACATAATATTAAATTCTACATATGTTCCTTAAAATCCTTCCTTTTATATAATATAAACACAAGAAAAACGACAGGTTAATACATAATTTTTCATGTATTTCTACCTGTCTTTGCACTTTTTTAATTTACGGCTTATATGCTTTACTTTTATACATTTTGAAAAAACAATGCAACTGTTCCCGGGCCTGAATGAGAACCTATTACAGGACCTATCCAAGATATCATAATATCTTTTACTCCAAATTCCTTTTTAACAGCTTCCTTAAGTTCCATAGCCAGCTCTTCATTATCTCCGTGGCTTATACCGATTAATTGATTTTCAGGATTTTTAGACCTTTGAGCCATAATTTCTATCATTCGCTTGACTATATTCCGACGGCCTCTGACATTTTCTAATGGGTGGATCGCCCCATCAACAAAATGCAAAACAGGTTTTACATTAAGAAGACCTCCTACAAAGGCCTGAGTTGCAGAAATCCTTCCCCCGCGTTTAAGATATTCTAGAGAATCCACCGTAAATATATGCTCCATATGTAATGCATAATGTTCTATCTCTTTGGCTATTTCTTGAGGCCCTTTCCCTTCTTTTGCCATCTGGGCGGCCTTTAGCACCACAAGCCCTAATCCTAAACTGGCACATTTAGTATCAATGATGATTACATCGTTGGTGTTCAGATTTTCCTTTGCAAGTAATGCTGACTCGTAACTGCTTGTAAGTTTTGAAGAAAGGCCTAAAACCAACGGCACCTTTTCTTGATTTATACACTCTTCAAAGCACCGCATATAGACTGGGACTGTTACTTGTGATGTTGTAGGTATGATTTCCCCTTTTCGAATAGAGTCGTAAAATTCTTTAAGTGTTAAATTTGAAATATCTGTACTAGGGTCATCTTTTAAGGACACGGGCATTGGCAAAACCTTTATGGGATACTCACTTATGGCTTCCTCCGGAAGATCGCAGGAGCTGTCAGTTACTATAACCACGTTTTCCATATAATATTTACCTCCAGGTTGTTCCATATAATACCACACTTATTCTATCATGTTAGTAATTCCTATGCAATAAGCTGTAAAAGATATGCTTTGTGGTTTATCCTTATTTTAATAAAATTAATTAAAGCTTAAAGTGTATCTTATATCTTACTAAATCTATTAAAAAAACCGAGCACTAAAACACTCGGTTTTCTTGTTCTATAGCTATATTTCAGCTACCATATCGGCAATTATCTTAATAAAATCTTCCTTCACCCTTTGCGAAGTTTCTACTACTTCTTGGTGTGAAAGCTTATTCTTTGAGATACCCGCAGCCATATTTGTAATACACGATATTCCAAAAACCCTTATGCCCATCTGGCGCGCAGCTATAACCTCAGGCACTGTTGACATGCCAACGGCATCAGCTCCGATAATAGAAAGCATTTTTATTTCTGCCGGGGTTTCATAGCTGGGACCTTTTAAAAATGCATATACGCCGTCCTTGTAAGGCACTTCATTTTTTATATATACTTCCTGAGCTTTAGCTATAAGCTTACGATCATAGGCAAAAGTCATATCAAAAAATCTAGGGCCGAATTCTGTGATTTCTTCGCCAATAGCGGGATTTTCCCCGGTAAAATTGATATGATCTCTTATAACCATAAGATCGCCCGGCTCTAAAGAGGAATTTATCCCTCCGGAAGCATTTGTTACAAACAGTGTTTCGATTCCTAAAAGACCCATTACCCTAACGCCCAAAACCACCTTGGATATGGGGTACCCTTCATAAAAATGAAACCTGCCCTGCATTACCGCAACATCTTTTTCCATCAATTTTCCAAAAATAAGGTTTCCAGCATGCCCTTTTACAGTCGATACGGGAAAGCCCGGAATATCTGAATAAGGTATGATAACACTATCCTGTACTTCGTTGACCAGTTCCCCTAAACCGCTGCCCAATATTATACCAATTTTTGGCGGTGTATCTATCTTCTTTTTAATATATTCTACGGCTTGGAGCACCTCTTTCAAATAAGACATATAAACCTCCATTCCGCTGCTATTGCTGGCAGCATAGATAGTAATGAAAGCAATTAATATTTCTGTAGATTAAATTAAATTTAAACTAAATCTTTAATTTATTACGATTTTTTGCTTGATTCTAGATTATTTTTTTACAATATATTCCTCCGATTATTATAAGTTATAAGTTATAAGTTATAACTCGTTTAAAACTAATGCCGTTTCTTAGCTTTTCACATCCTAGAAAATCTGCTACGGTTTGGCCTATGTCTGAAAAACAGGATAAAGTTTTAAGGTCTACATCCGGTTTGATTACATCACCGTAAACCAGTATAGGCACATACTCCCTGGAGTGATCAGTGCTCTTGGTAGTCGGGTCACATCCGTGGTCGGCAGTAATTATAAGCACATCGTCCTTTTTAAGTTTTGTGAGTATTTCAGGCAGGCGCTTGTCAAAATCCTCCAAAGCTCGGGCATACCCTATAGCATCATTTCTATGCCCATAAAGCATGTCATAATCTACCAAGTTTGTAAAGATTAGACCTTGCTCTAATTCATCCATAGCCATAAGGGTCTTATTTACACCATCCATATTTCCATTTGTATGGATTGCCTTAGTTATACCCTGTCCAGCAAATATATCCCATATTTTACCAACTCCGACAACTTCCATGCCCGCGGCAACAACCTTATCAAGCAGGGTCTCATATGGAGGTTTTAGCGAAAAGTCGGCTCTGTTATATGTTCTTACGTAATTTCCTGATTCTCCTATAAACGGGCGTGCTATGACCCTAGCCACCGCATGTTCTCCCTGAAGTATTTCCCTGGCAATTTTACACATCTCATAGAGCTTTTCCAATGGGATTACTTCTTCATGTGCAGCTATCTGAAAGACCGAATCGGCCGATGTATATACAATTGGGTTTTTGGTCTTCACGTGCTCATCGCCAAGTTCTTGTATTATTTCTGTGCCCGATGCCGGCTTGTTGCCGAGAACCTTCGTGCCTGTTCTTTTTTCAAACTCATTAATTATTTCAGCAGGGAAGCCGTTCGGATATACGGGGAAGGGTCTGTCCAGCACTACCCCTGCCAGTTCCCAATGGCCCGTAGTAGTATCCTTTCCGGGGGACTTTTCTGCCGCTTTGCCATATGCACCCGCAGGTTGTTTAAGGGGTGGCACTCCCATAACATCGATAATATTGCCAATACCTAGTTTTTGCATGTTAGGCATATTAAGCCCACCCACTGCTTTTGCCACATTACCTAAAGTATTGCTTCCTTCATCGCCGTATTTTGCCGCATCGGGCATTTCGCCGACACCTACACTGTCCAGCACTATTAAGATAACTCTATTTATCATAATGACCATCCCTTTTTAAAACTTTAAAACTTCATCCTTTGTAATTTTTGCCCAAATAACCTTTCTTTTTTCTATAGAGTCCAAGGTAAATTCAAAAGCTTTTCGTGTTTCATCGACAGCCCAGCTAAGTTTTGCTTCGTCATTAGCTAAAATTTTTGCAAAAACTTCACCTTTTTTTACTTTATCCCCTACTTTTTTATATATCCAGATGCCCACTGCAGGATCTATAATATCATCCTTTTTCTGTCTGCCGGCACCAAGTTTCATGGCAGTAAGGCCTAAACGCGCAGCATCAATCTTGTTTACATAGCCATCTTCTGCCGCAGCAACTTCTGATTGATACTTAGCCTTTGGCAGCAGTGAGTAATCTTGTATTACTCTAGAATCTCCTCCTTGGTTGCCTATGATTTCTTTAAATTTAGCCAGTGCTTTTCCTGTTTCAATACTATCTTTTAATTTTTGAACAGCTTTTGTTTTGTCACTTTCAATTTTTGCCAATAACATCATCTCTGAAGCAAATTCAAGGCAAAGCTCAAGAAGGTCTTCATGGCCTTTTCCCTTTAACACTTCTATCGCCTCTACAACCTCTATGGCGTTGCCGATTGCAAGACCTAAGGGCTGCTCCATATCTGTAATATATGCTACGGTTTCCCTGCCCGCAAGTTCCCCTATCTTCACCATTAATTGCCCAAGCTCTTGAGCATCTTCAAAGGTCTTCATAAAAGCACCATTACCAAACTTCACATCTAAAATTATTTTATCGGCACCACCGGCAATCTTTTTGCTCATTATAGAGCTTGCTATAAGCGGTATGGAATCCACTGTTGCCGTTACATCCCTTAAAGCATATAACATTTTGTCTGCCGGAACAAGGTTCTTCGACTGGCCTGTTATCGCAGCACCAATAGTGTTTACGGAATCTATAAAAGTTTTGGTATCAAGTTCGCAGCAAAAGCCCGGAATGGATTCCAGTTTGTCGACTGTTCCTCCGGTGTGTCCAAGGCCTCGCCCCGACATCTTGGCAACCTTTATACCCACAGACGATGCAAGTGGCAGCAAAACCAGTGTTGTAGTATCTGCAATACCTCCGGTGGAATGTTTGTCAACCTTGATGCCATCGATAGAAGATAAATCTACCATCTCACCGGAATGAGCCATAGCCATGGTTAAATCAGTTGTTTCTTCTTCATCCATGCCCTTAAAATAAATTGCCATGAGTAAAGCTGAAATCTGATAATCCGGAATGCTTCCACCTACATAACCATCAATAATAAACTGTATCTCATCTTTAGAAAGCTTTAATCCTCGCTTTTTCTTTTCTATAATGTCGGGAACAAAGAACATATAACCACCTACCTTTTATAGCAATATAGCAGCTAAAATCCGACTTAAACTACAGCTTAAATCCATATGGCAGTAACTCCTCTGCTGTCATTCTTTTAATTTTGGAGCCATCTTTGTTGGTAAGATACACGATAGCTTTGGGAGCAAGTTCAGATATAACCTGCCTACAGGCTCCGCAGGGAGAAACCGGTTCATCTACATTTGCAGCAACCGCTAAAGCCACAATATCTTTTTTTCCCTCTGAATAAGCTTTAAAAAGTGCAACTCTTTCAGCGCATATAGTAAGTCCATATGATGCATTTTCAATATTGCACCCCAAAACTTCTTCTCCATCGGCGGTAACCGCACAAGCCCCCACCGGAAACTTAGAATAAGGGACATAAGCATTTTTCATAGCAGATAAAGCCTTCCTCACAAGCTCTTTCTCATCTAACGGTATCATAAACATTCACCTCTAAATGTTGTTAAATTCGCTTCCTGACAATATAAAACCGAAACTTCTCAGGCGAAAAATAATTTGACGAGTAAAATATTGGATTGTCTTTATCGTCATAGTGGAGTTGTTCCAAGAGCAAAGCCACATTTGACTTTGATTTCATCTTTAGCTTTTTATAGACATCGGCTGCCTGTGCCTTTACAGGTATTATATCCGATACGGCATATGATATATAAATACCTAAATCTTTATGCAGATACTTAAATAGAGATTCCTCTTTAAACTCAAAATTTTTATGCACGTATTTTTCCGGAATCCTATCAATACAGAATAAAACCGGTTCTCCGTCAGCAGTTCTTACTCTCTCAATGCGGTATATCTTTTCATTTGGCAAAAGATTTAATATGGTTGCCTCGCGCTCACCCGGCTGTGTTAGCGATACCTCTATATCCTTTGTGCCTGGCTTCATACCCTGTTTTTCGATGAGTTTTGTTATACTTATCAACTCTTCCATACCGCTTTTTATGATAGGAGATTTGGCAATAAAGGTTCCAATGCCATGATATCGGTTTATCACGCCTTCATCTTCCAATATCCTAAAGGCTTCTCTTAGTGTAGCTCTGCTGACATTTAGCCGTTTAGCCATTTCGATTTCCGAAGGCAATTTTTCGCCTTGCAAGAGCTCACCTGTTCGTATCATCTCTTTTATTTTTTTTACAACTATTTCGTACCTAGGTGCAAAAGCCATATACGCACTTCCTTATAAAACACTAATAAATTATTTCCATGTAATCCATAAATCCTCTAAATAGCGTTTCAATTTTGCCAGGTACTATAATCAGATGGTTACCCAGCGGATTTTTCAGTAAGGAATCTAATCCATATTCCATCTGAACTTTTATTTGAGTCCTGCACCTATGCTCATCATAAGTATTGCTTACGATTGCACCCTCGGCAATATAAAGCTTATCTAGAGCCCTACCGCCAAGTTTAACTACGGTTACAGGCTGCTCGGCAAACTTGCCTGCCACTGCTACTCCGATGCCTGACTCAAAATGGGTTTTTAAAGAATACTCTTCTACAATACTAGTGGGAACGGTACAATGTGCCAATAAAATAGTATTTGCCTTCTTATCTATTTTAGAAGGGTTTGCCATAAATGAACGCTTACCTGTAAGGATATATACTAACAACATCGTAAATAGTGAAGGCATATCTCCTTCACAGCCGGCAATAATTCCCTCATCATTTAAACGAGCAAGCGGCAGGCATCCTGTATTTTTAAGAGGGTCTAAAAGGTCAAAGCATTTTAAGGTTAAAGCTGTTATGTTTTTTTCTTGTACAAGCTTCTTTAAACCGCGATAAATCCTGTCTGCTGCTTGCACATCTGTCTCTTGGATTCCAATTGCTGCAGCAGCTTTGCTAAAATAGTCATCTTGGCTTGCAATTTCGATTTCACTGATTGATTTTAATAAGTCTTCCATTGGTATATACACAAAGTTAGAACCCCATATTTCGGAAACTTTATGAAAATCCACATGGCTTGCTATAAGCCAATCAGACGGCCCGCCAATGCTGGCTATCCTAGCATCTTTTATCTTTTTTGCCGCTTCTTGTAAAAAATAAAGTTTTTCTATTTCCTGTTTTATTTCATCAAATCCGCCATGTAAAATATATGCTTTCTCTTGCTGTTTGCGAACATATGCCATTATTTCTAAAGCTGCAGGCAATGAGTTGTTTATATCTTCAGCCAATAGAATTATTGGTTTTTTGAGCCACGGATATATTTCTTTGAATTTTCCTTCCACACCGCCGGTCATAACCCAAACTACCGTAATTCCATCCGAATTTTCCTGCGAGTTATAGTTCACGTCAAAATTGTCTTCCAAAAAGTTCATAGAGGGTCTTAAACTGTTTATAACATTTTCTTCACCATGAAGTGGTGACATAAGCTGTATTACATTAATATTCATGTTTCATCAATCTCCTTATCCATTACTGCGATTATAAGCTTCACCGCTAGCCGCAGGAGGCGTAGCTTTCTTTACTATACCGGTTAAAACTGCTAATGTCAGCAGATATGGAATCATTTTTATAAACTGATATGGTATAATACTGCCTTCACCGGCTCTTAAGCTTAAGGCCTCCGCAAAGCCGAACAGCAGTGATGCCCATAATGTGCCTGTTGGTGTCCAGTTTCCAAATATCATGGCAGCCATGGCAATATACCCTTTACCCTGTGTCATACCTTCAACATACATGCCCGTATGCTCCATTGTAAGATATGCTCCCGCTATCCCTGCAAGCATACCGCTTATAATAACACCGGCATACCTCATGGCAAATACATTTATCCCTAGGGTATCGGCAGCCAAAGGGTTCTCCCCTACTGCGCGCAATCGCAAACCAAATACCGTATTATCGATGATGTATTTTGAAATCGGCACTAAAATCAATGCTGTTATTACAATTGGTGAAATATCCGTGAATAACAGTTTTAAAAAAGGTATATCTGACAGTATAGGAACGTCTATCGGTTTAAATCCCGATACGTGGTGGGATGTAGTGGCTTTACCGAAAATTACCAGACTCAAAAACCTAGAAGCACCATATGCCAAAATATTTAATGCCACACCACTTACAACCTGATTGACGCCAAAAGTTACCGTCGTCACTGAGTGTATGAGCGCAAGAAACGCACCTGCCAGCATAGCAAAAAGTATCCCCACAAAAGGGCCATAAAAGTAAGCCCCGACGCTGGCCCAAAATGAACCTACAATCATCATACCTTCAAGGCCAATATTAACAACACCTGCTCTTTCGGTATAGACGGCACCAATAGCCGTAAGTAATATGGGCACGGCCATCCTAAGACTTGATGCTAAAAGTTCTGCTGTAAGCATTTATGCCGCCTCCTTCTTTTCCAAGCGTTTTACATAGTCATTAATAATTTTAGTTATAACAACAATGAATATAATCATAAGTGATTGCAGAATTACAATGGTATCCATAGGCACCTTTAAGAGAGCCTGTATTCCTTCTGAACCGCGTTTTAAAAACCCGAAAAGCATCGCTGATGCTATAATCCCAAAGGGATTATTTTGAGCTATCAAGGCTACTGCTATACCATCAAATCCATATCCTTGGGGAAAATCCATGTCCATATATTTAAAATATCCTAAAAGGTCGGATAGTCCAACTAAACCCGCAACAGCTCCACTTAGTAAAAAGCCTTTTAAATAAACTATGTCCGGCTTTATGCCGGCGATTTTAGAAGCTTCGGGATTATGGCCGACAGCTCGAAGTTCATAGCCAAACGGAGTATATAGAACTAAGTAATATATCCCAATAGCCAGCAGGATACCTATAGGAAAGAACCAGTTAAGATATACATGTTTTGGCAATTCCACACCAAAAAGAGCAAAAAATCCATGCATCTTTGGGATAAGAGCACTTTCTGCAAGCTTAGGAGTTCTTACCAGCACGCTGCCTAAACCTTCTATCAATGACTGATGTTTATCTCTAAAAACATCAGCAATGAGATAATGTATCAGTGAATAGGCCACATAGTTGAGCATTATTGTGCTTATTACTTCGTGAACACCCCGCTTTACTTTAAGAAAAATAGGGATAAAAGACCACAGCATACCTCCGACCATACCTGCCGCTATGACCAATGGCAGATGAATTATAGCAGGAAGCCCTTTTAGAGAAAAACCTACCAGTGCGGCTAAAAAAGTTCCTATTAAGTATTGCCCCTCAATACCTATATTGAAAAGCCCCATTTTAAACCCTATAGACACAGCCAGGGCGGAAAATATCAAGGGTGTTGCATTAAAAAAAATAATCGCTATACTGTCAAGACGGCTAAAACTAAACTTAAACATAGTATAAAACACTTGAAGTGGATTTTTATCAATAGCTAAAATAATCAGTGAGCTGATAAGTGCTGCTAAAATCATAGCTATGACTGGTGCAGCTATCTTTAGCGCTAATATTTTATAGTTATAATCCTTTTTCATGCACTTTCACCTGCTTTCCTATGTGCGCCCAACATGTATACTCCTATATCCTCTAAAGTTTTTTCTTCAGGTGCAAATTCGGCTACAATCTCACCGTCAAAAATTACACCAACCCTGTCCGCAAGCGATAAAACCTCTTCCAAATCAGCTGATATCAAAAGAACTGCTTTGCCTTCCTGGCGCTTTTGCAAAAGCTGTCGGTGAACAAATTCCATAGCACCTATATCCAACCCCCTGGTTGGTTGGGCAGCTAAAATGACCTCAGGTTCTTGAGAAAGTTCCCTGCTTAAAATAACCTTTTGCTGATTTCCACCGGAAAGCCCTTCAATTTCTTGATGTATTGAACTTATCATTATGGAAAATTCCTTAACATTATTCAACGTGAATTCTTCAGCTTTCTTAATATCGATAAACATTCCTTTTTTAAATTTATCCTTTCTGTGAAAGCCTAAAATACTGTTTTCCCAAACCTTCATAGGCAGCACTAAACCTTGACGATGGCGATCTTCCGGAATAAATGCCACTCCTGAATCTCTTATCTGCTTTATAGACAATCCATGAATTGGCTTGCCGCAAACCTTTATCTCACCTTGGTAATCTTGTCTAAGGCCGATAATGGCTTCAGCCAATTCTTTTTGGCCATTGCCTTCCACACCGACAATACCATAGATTTCTCCACCACAGACTTCCAGTGAAACACCATTTAAGGAATTCTTCCCGCCGTTACCCTTCATTACTATATTGTGCAGTGAAAGCTTTACATCACTCTTTTCGGCTGCAGCTTTATCAAGTTTCATTAAAACAGGTTTCCCTACCATCATTTTGGCCAATTCTTCTTTTGTCACCGAATCTGCCGAAACAGTGCCTACCGCCTTGCCTCTTCTCAAAACTGTTATATTATCAGCTATATTAAGCACTTCATCCAGCTTATGACTGATAAAAATGATGGTTTTACCTTCTTCTTTTAACCTGCGTAAATTCACAAAAAGCTCATCAACTTCTTGCGGAGCCAGAACTGCTGTTGGTTCATCCAATACGAGTATATCGGCACCTCTGTACAAAACCTTGATTATCTCCACTCGCTGTGCATGGCCTACCGAAATATTTTCTAACTTCGCATCAAGGTCCAAGTTAAAATTGTACAAGTCTAGAAGCTTTTTAATGGTTTGTCTGCAAGTTTTTTTATCAATTGCAACGCCTTTCTTTTTTTCAGCTCCGAGAATAATATTTTCCAAAACTGTAAAACGGTCAATTAACATAAAATGTTGGTGCACCATGCCTATCTTAAGTTCAATAGCCTTATTAGGCGAAGAGATTCTTTCTTTTTTCCCAAAAATATAAATTTCACCTTCATCTGGTTGGTAAAGGCCTGCCAAGATTTTCATCAGAGTGCTTTTGCCCGCACCATTTTCACCTACAATAGCATGGATTTCGCCTTTTTGTATTTGCAAATTTATTCTGTCATTTGCCACAATTCCGGGAAAGCGCTTAGTTATATTCTTTAAAACAACGGCTTCTTCCAAAATTTCTCCCTCCCTTGGGGTTCTTTCAATAATAACAACGGGGTGACCGAATAAGAGTCACCCCGCAGCATTGTTTACTTTAAAGTCTTCAAAAATTCTTCATATTCGTTTTTGTCCGCGGGTACCTTTATTTCGCCATTTACAACCTTTTCCTTAAGCTCTTCCAGTTTCGGCTGTATATCACTAATGAGGTCCTTATTAAAATCATTCACCGCATAGCCTACACCGTCATCGTCAAGCCCAAACACTCTGTATCCACCTTCGAAGCGGCCTTCAATAAAATCCTTTATAGTTTCATACACTGAATTATCAACCCGCTTTAGCATGCTTGTCAGTATATAAGGTTTTTGCTCATCGGTTGCAGTTAAAGACTGATCCGAGTCTACGCCAATGGCCCACACTTTATTGGCTGCCGCCGCTTCCAGCATGCCGACGCCCGAGGCCCCTGAAGCATGGTAAATTACATCAGTACCAGCTTTAATCTGCTTTAATGCTAATTCCTTAGCTTTTACCGGATCCTTAAAAGCTTCGCCGGTAGTTCCTACATAGTCCGAAAAGGTTTCAATAGCAGGATTTACATATTTTGCCCCTGCTAAATAACCGTATTCAAATCGCTCAATAAGAGGTGATTTCATACCGCCGATGAAACCAACCTTGCCATTTTTTGATTTCAGCGCCGCCGCTGCACCAACCAAGAAAGAACCTTCATGTTCTTTAAATAATAGGCATGAAATGTTAGAGCTGCTATCAATATCTTCCACAGCCCCATCAATGAGGCCGAATTTTACATCAGGGAATTCTTCGGCAACTTTTGCAATATGGTCTGTAAACATAAACCCGACACCAAAAATCAAGTCATAGCCGTCCTCGGCCAAAAGTCTCAAAAGCTGCTCTCGGTCCTCACCGCCGCTTGAAGGTTCCAAATCAGTAACTTCTAAACCAAACTCCTGTTCTGCCCGCTTCAATCCGGCATAAGCACTATCATTAAATGAGAGATCACCGCGGCCGCCAATATCATATACTAAACCGACTTTAATCTTCTTCTCTTCAGGCTTCTGCTCTTGCTGCTCTTTTTCCTCTTTTGGAGGCTCAGCCTTTTGACCACAGCCGGTCATAAGACCTAAAACCAGCAGAACAACCAAGCTTAAAGCTAATAACTTGCGAATCTTCACTCAAAATTCCCCCCGTAATTTTTTGTAAATCCTTTATAAATAAGTAGGCATCCATATTATGTAAATGACCATGCCCCCTTTCTTATATTAAAAGTCTGACATCTGACATTTATATTTTAACAATTTTCAGTTGACTCTGTCAAGATGTATTTTCACATTGATATCAAAATTCAAAAGCGTTCCGCTGATTTACATTTACATGATGAACGAAACGCCATTTTTAAGTATTTATCATTTTAAATTATCGTATGCCTTACTCCTAAATATACTTCTTGAACGGCTGGATTTGCCAAGATGCCTTTGCCGCAGCCTTGTAGAGCCACACGGCCCGTTTCCAAAACATATGCTTTATCGGCTATCTCTAAAGCCTTTTTAGCATTTTGCTCTGCCAATAGAATGGTAGTTTTTTGAGCTTTGCTGCTTATAGGCTTTGTTTATTTCTTCTCTTCCATCCTTTAAACTGCTA comes from the Tepidanaerobacter acetatoxydans Re1 genome and includes:
- the cdd gene encoding cytidine deaminase is translated as MIPLDEKELVRKALSAMKNAYVPYSKFPVGACAVTADGEEVLGCNIENASYGLTICAERVALFKAYSEGKKDIVALAVAANVDEPVSPCGACRQVISELAPKAIVYLTNKDGSKIKRMTAEELLPYGFKL
- a CDS encoding GntR family transcriptional regulator yields the protein MAFAPRYEIVVKKIKEMIRTGELLQGEKLPSEIEMAKRLNVSRATLREAFRILEDEGVINRYHGIGTFIAKSPIIKSGMEELISITKLIEKQGMKPGTKDIEVSLTQPGEREATILNLLPNEKIYRIERVRTADGEPVLFCIDRIPEKYVHKNFEFKEESLFKYLHKDLGIYISYAVSDIIPVKAQAADVYKKLKMKSKSNVALLLEQLHYDDKDNPIFYSSNYFSPEKFRFYIVRKRI
- a CDS encoding fucose isomerase; this encodes MNINVIQLMSPLHGEENVINSLRPSMNFLEDNFDVNYNSQENSDGITVVWVMTGGVEGKFKEIYPWLKKPIILLAEDINNSLPAALEIMAYVRKQQEKAYILHGGFDEIKQEIEKLYFLQEAAKKIKDARIASIGGPSDWLIASHVDFHKVSEIWGSNFVYIPMEDLLKSISEIEIASQDDYFSKAAAAIGIQETDVQAADRIYRGLKKLVQEKNITALTLKCFDLLDPLKNTGCLPLARLNDEGIIAGCEGDMPSLFTMLLVYILTGKRSFMANPSKIDKKANTILLAHCTVPTSIVEEYSLKTHFESGIGVAVAGKFAEQPVTVVKLGGRALDKLYIAEGAIVSNTYDEHRCRTQIKVQMEYGLDSLLKNPLGNHLIIVPGKIETLFRGFMDYMEIIY
- a CDS encoding phosphopentomutase, producing the protein MINRVILIVLDSVGVGEMPDAAKYGDEGSNTLGNVAKAVGGLNMPNMQKLGIGNIIDVMGVPPLKQPAGAYGKAAEKSPGKDTTTGHWELAGVVLDRPFPVYPNGFPAEIINEFEKRTGTKVLGNKPASGTEIIQELGDEHVKTKNPIVYTSADSVFQIAAHEEVIPLEKLYEMCKIAREILQGEHAVARVIARPFIGESGNYVRTYNRADFSLKPPYETLLDKVVAAGMEVVGVGKIWDIFAGQGITKAIHTNGNMDGVNKTLMAMDELEQGLIFTNLVDYDMLYGHRNDAIGYARALEDFDKRLPEILTKLKKDDVLIITADHGCDPTTKSTDHSREYVPILVYGDVIKPDVDLKTLSCFSDIGQTVADFLGCEKLRNGISFKRVITYNL
- a CDS encoding DegV family protein, whose product is MENVVIVTDSSCDLPEEAISEYPIKVLPMPVSLKDDPSTDISNLTLKEFYDSIRKGEIIPTTSQVTVPVYMRCFEECINQEKVPLVLGLSSKLTSSYESALLAKENLNTNDVIIIDTKCASLGLGLVVLKAAQMAKEGKGPQEIAKEIEHYALHMEHIFTVDSLEYLKRGGRISATQAFVGGLLNVKPVLHFVDGAIHPLENVRGRRNIVKRMIEIMAQRSKNPENQLIGISHGDNEELAMELKEAVKKEFGVKDIMISWIGPVIGSHSGPGTVALFFQNV
- a CDS encoding purine-nucleoside phosphorylase; translated protein: MSYLKEVLQAVEYIKKKIDTPPKIGIILGSGLGELVNEVQDSVIIPYSDIPGFPVSTVKGHAGNLIFGKLMEKDVAVMQGRFHFYEGYPISKVVLGVRVMGLLGIETLFVTNASGGINSSLEPGDLMVIRDHINFTGENPAIGEEITEFGPRFFDMTFAYDRKLIAKAQEVYIKNEVPYKDGVYAFLKGPSYETPAEIKMLSIIGADAVGMSTVPEVIAARQMGIRVFGISCITNMAAGISKNKLSHQEVVETSQRVKEDFIKIIADMVAEI
- a CDS encoding pyrimidine-nucleoside phosphorylase, with translation MFFVPDIIEKKKRGLKLSKDEIQFIIDGYVGGSIPDYQISALLMAIYFKGMDEEETTDLTMAMAHSGEMVDLSSIDGIKVDKHSTGGIADTTTLVLLPLASSVGIKVAKMSGRGLGHTGGTVDKLESIPGFCCELDTKTFIDSVNTIGAAITGQSKNLVPADKMLYALRDVTATVDSIPLIASSIMSKKIAGGADKIILDVKFGNGAFMKTFEDAQELGQLMVKIGELAGRETVAYITDMEQPLGLAIGNAIEVVEAIEVLKGKGHEDLLELCLEFASEMMLLAKIESDKTKAVQKLKDSIETGKALAKFKEIIGNQGGDSRVIQDYSLLPKAKYQSEVAAAEDGYVNKIDAARLGLTAMKLGAGRQKKDDIIDPAVGIWIYKKVGDKVKKGEVFAKILANDEAKLSWAVDETRKAFEFTLDSIEKRKVIWAKITKDEVLKF